A single Salminus brasiliensis chromosome 20, fSalBra1.hap2, whole genome shotgun sequence DNA region contains:
- the suds3 gene encoding sin3 histone deacetylase corepressor complex component SDS3, translating to MATLLSPMVDYYNDEEELDSMDEDDDRSFRGRDSEEDTEDASETDLAKHDEDDYVEIKEQMYQDKLASLKRQLQQLQEGTLQEYQKRMKKLDQQYKERLRNADLFLQLETEQVERNYIKEKKAAVKEFDDKKVELKENLIAELEEKKKMIENEKLTMELTGDSMEVKPIMTRKLRRRPNDPVPIPDKRRKPAPAQLNYLLTDEQIMEDLRTLNKLKSPKRPASPSSPEHLPAAPMESPSQRYEARIEEGKLYYDKRWYHKSQAIYLESKDNTKISCVISSVGTSEIWVRKTSDSTKMRIYLGQLQRGVFIIRRRSAV from the exons ATGGCAACGCTGTTGTCACCTATGGTGGATTATTACAACGATGAAGAGGAGCTGGACAGTATGGATGAGGACGATGACCGGAGTTTCAGAGGGAGAGACTCGGAGGAAG ACACCGAAGATGCCAGTGAAACAGACTTGGCGAAGCATGATGAAGATGATTATGTGGAAATTAAGGAGCA GATGTATCAAGACAAACTGGCCTCACTAAAACGGCAGCTTCAGCAGCTCCAAGAAG GCACTCTGCAGGAGTATCAGAAGAGGATGAAGAAACTGGATCAGCAGTATAAGGAAAGACTCCGTAATGCAg ATCTCTTCCTGCAGCTCGAG ACAGAGCAAGTTGAGAGGAACTACATCAAAGAAAAGAAGGCGGCGGTGAAGGAGTTTGACGACAAGAAGGTCGAGCTGAAGGAAAACTTAATTGCTGAGctggaagagaagaaaaagatgatCGAGAACGAGAAATTAACAATGGAACTGACTGGAG ATTCCATGGAGGTGAAGCCCATCATGACCCGGAAGCTGAGGAGGCGACCTAATGATCCCGTCCCCATTCCAGACAAGCGCCGGAAACCTGCTCCTG CTCAGCTAAACTACTTACTCACAGACGAGCAAATAATGGAAGACCTGAGAACACTAAATAAG CTAAAGTCACCAAAGAGGCCAG CTTCCCCATCATCTCCAGAACACCTCCCTGCAGCTCCCATGGAAAGTCCCTCCCAGCGGTATGAGGCTCGGATAGAGGAGGGAAAACTCTACTACGACAAGAGATG GTACCATAAGAGCCAGGCCATCTATCTGGAGTCGAAAGATAACACCAAGATCAGCTGTGTCATCAGTTCTGTAGGAACCAGCGAG ATTTGGGTGAGGAAGACGAGTGACAGCACGAAGATGAGAATTTATTTAGGCCAGCTACAGCGAGGAGTCTTCATCATCAGACGCCGCTCGGCAGTGTAG